From the genome of Cytobacillus firmus, one region includes:
- the ftsL gene encoding cell division protein FtsL, which translates to MSNLARKIQEEKQFDVQTQPVQAPKKLKTKKSWLSPGEKILGLAFTGIVCFGAVQMVSNQAAIYEVNKEIQQTEEAIQTQNKVNTDLSMQVSELSTYERIKAKAEAMGLKFSGNNVKVVED; encoded by the coding sequence ATGAGCAATTTAGCCCGAAAAATACAGGAAGAAAAACAATTTGATGTTCAAACCCAGCCCGTACAGGCCCCGAAGAAATTAAAAACAAAAAAGTCCTGGCTATCCCCCGGCGAGAAAATACTGGGACTTGCTTTCACTGGCATTGTTTGTTTTGGTGCAGTGCAAATGGTTTCAAATCAGGCGGCCATTTACGAAGTAAACAAAGAAATTCAGCAAACAGAAGAAGCAATCCAAACGCAGAACAAAGTGAATACAGATCTTAGTATGCAAGTGAGCGAATTAAGTACATACGAACGCATTAAAGCGAAAGCTGAAGCTATGGGTCTCAAATTCAGCGGAAATAATGTCAAGGTCGTGGAAGATTAA
- a CDS encoding stage V sporulation protein D has translation MRVSNVTVRKRLTAALFVGILVFFIIDLRLGYVQFFLGNMLTDGAKELWSRDIPFEPERGEIVDRNGVPLATNVSAPTVYVVPRQIKDPADAAEKLAAVLNMPKEKAYELITKRASSVKIPQGRKISHEKAKEIRALGIEGVYIGEDSKRHYPFGNYLSHVLGFAGIDNQGLMGLELYYDEKLKGKKGSVKFYANAKGERMNDMADDYKPPVDGMDLKLTIDSKIQTIVERELDIAQAEYNPDGIIAIAMNPNNGEVLAMSSRPDFDPANFKNVPPEIYNRNLPIWSTYEPGSTFKIITLAAALEEGKVNLEKDHFHDPGSVEVGGARLRCWKKGGHGSQTYLEVVQNSCNPGFVELGERLGKESLFKYIRDFGFGEKTGIDLQGEGKGILFNLDRVGPVEQATTAFGQGVSVTPIQQVAAISAAVNGGTLYTPYIAKELINPATGEVLMKKSPDAKRKVISKETSDEIRKALESVVAKGSGKKAFVDGYRVGGKTGTAQKAQNGRYLENNHIVSFIGFAPADDPQLVVYVAVDNPKGTVQFGGVVAAPIVGEIMGDSLRAMGVKPRKDQIEKELTWMDSPMIEVPDMVGLTKKDLGELYLNLKIDASGTGNTVVKQTPQPGIKLKEGSTIRLYFDDK, from the coding sequence ATGCGTGTTTCAAATGTAACCGTTCGAAAACGGCTGACTGCAGCGTTGTTTGTTGGTATTCTCGTTTTTTTTATAATTGATTTGCGTCTGGGATATGTTCAGTTTTTTCTGGGGAATATGCTTACAGATGGCGCAAAGGAGCTCTGGAGCAGAGATATCCCCTTCGAGCCGGAAAGAGGAGAAATCGTTGACCGAAATGGTGTTCCGCTGGCAACGAATGTCAGTGCTCCAACTGTCTATGTTGTACCCAGACAAATCAAGGATCCTGCAGATGCTGCAGAGAAATTGGCTGCAGTACTGAATATGCCAAAAGAAAAAGCCTATGAGCTTATCACCAAAAGGGCATCAAGTGTGAAGATTCCTCAAGGCAGAAAGATTTCCCATGAAAAAGCGAAAGAAATCCGTGCATTGGGTATTGAAGGAGTTTACATTGGTGAAGATTCAAAACGCCATTATCCTTTTGGTAATTACCTATCGCATGTTCTGGGGTTTGCGGGAATTGATAATCAGGGTCTTATGGGCCTTGAGTTATATTATGATGAAAAGCTAAAAGGGAAAAAGGGATCTGTTAAGTTTTATGCGAATGCAAAGGGAGAGCGGATGAACGATATGGCGGATGACTATAAGCCGCCGGTTGATGGAATGGATTTAAAGCTTACCATCGATTCAAAGATACAGACTATTGTAGAAAGGGAGCTTGATATAGCTCAGGCGGAATATAACCCTGATGGAATAATTGCAATTGCCATGAATCCAAATAATGGAGAGGTTCTTGCCATGTCCAGCAGACCGGATTTTGACCCCGCGAATTTTAAAAATGTTCCTCCGGAGATCTACAACCGCAATCTGCCGATATGGAGTACATACGAGCCAGGTTCCACATTTAAAATCATTACTCTGGCAGCTGCATTGGAAGAGGGAAAGGTAAATTTGGAAAAGGATCATTTCCACGACCCGGGATCTGTTGAAGTTGGCGGTGCCAGACTGAGATGCTGGAAAAAGGGTGGACATGGCAGTCAGACTTATCTTGAAGTAGTACAGAATTCCTGCAACCCCGGCTTTGTAGAGCTGGGTGAGAGATTAGGCAAAGAGTCACTATTTAAATATATTCGCGACTTCGGGTTCGGCGAAAAGACCGGCATCGACCTTCAGGGCGAGGGGAAAGGGATTCTATTTAATCTCGATCGGGTTGGTCCAGTCGAGCAGGCAACCACTGCTTTTGGTCAGGGGGTTTCCGTTACCCCGATTCAGCAGGTAGCAGCCATTTCAGCTGCGGTTAATGGCGGAACATTGTATACGCCTTATATAGCAAAAGAGCTTATAAATCCGGCTACTGGTGAAGTATTGATGAAAAAATCGCCTGATGCAAAAAGAAAAGTAATTTCAAAGGAAACATCTGATGAAATCCGCAAAGCGCTTGAATCAGTTGTGGCAAAAGGATCAGGAAAAAAAGCGTTCGTTGACGGATATCGTGTTGGGGGGAAAACCGGGACTGCACAAAAAGCCCAAAATGGCCGGTACCTGGAAAATAACCATATCGTATCATTCATAGGGTTTGCACCTGCTGATGATCCTCAGCTCGTCGTGTATGTGGCTGTGGATAATCCAAAAGGAACCGTTCAATTTGGGGGTGTTGTTGCCGCTCCGATTGTAGGAGAAATCATGGGGGACAGTTTGCGGGCAATGGGTGTAAAGCCTCGCAAAGATCAAATTGAAAAAGAGCTGACATGGATGGATTCCCCGATGATTGAGGTTCCGGATATGGTAGGTCTGACAAAGAAAGACCTCGGTGAACTATATCTAAACCTGAAAATTGATGCCAGCGGGACAGGAAATACGGTGGTGAAGCAAACGCCTCAGCCGGGCATTAAGTTAAAAGAAGGTTCAACGATCCGCCTTTATTTTGATGACAAATAA
- the rsmH gene encoding 16S rRNA (cytosine(1402)-N(4))-methyltransferase RsmH translates to MFEHTTVLLKETVEGLNIHPDGVYVDCTLGGAGHSKLILSQLSEKGKLYAFDQDDTAIAHAKEKLAEYGDRITIIKSNFKYLQEELENLGVSKVDGVLYDLGVSSPQLDTPERGFSYHNDAPLDMRMDTAADISAYDVVNSWEYGELVKIFFRYGEEKFSKQIARKIEAAREVSPIETTGQLVEIIKEAIPAPARRKGGHPAKRVFQAIRIAVNDELGVFEDSLHQAIDILNPNGRISVITFHSLEDRICKAAFKKASETPNLPPGLPIIPDEYKPILKLINRKPILPSEEELEHNNRARSAKLRIAEKL, encoded by the coding sequence ATGTTTGAACATACAACAGTACTATTAAAGGAAACAGTAGAAGGCTTAAACATCCATCCTGATGGTGTGTATGTGGATTGTACACTGGGCGGAGCAGGCCACAGTAAATTAATTCTTTCCCAGCTGTCTGAAAAAGGAAAGCTATACGCATTTGACCAGGATGACACAGCAATCGCACACGCAAAAGAAAAGCTGGCTGAATATGGCGACAGAATCACGATTATCAAAAGTAATTTCAAGTATCTTCAGGAAGAGCTTGAAAACCTTGGTGTTTCTAAAGTGGATGGTGTTTTATATGATCTTGGCGTTTCTTCACCTCAGCTGGATACACCTGAAAGAGGATTCAGCTATCATAATGATGCCCCGCTTGATATGAGAATGGATACTGCTGCTGATATTTCCGCTTATGATGTAGTAAACAGCTGGGAATATGGTGAACTTGTAAAAATCTTCTTCAGATATGGAGAAGAGAAATTCTCAAAGCAAATTGCGAGGAAAATTGAAGCGGCCAGGGAAGTTTCTCCAATAGAAACAACAGGCCAGCTGGTAGAAATTATTAAAGAGGCCATTCCTGCACCTGCCAGGCGAAAAGGCGGACATCCCGCCAAGCGTGTTTTTCAGGCAATTAGAATAGCTGTTAATGATGAACTGGGTGTATTTGAAGATTCTCTGCACCAGGCTATTGACATATTAAATCCCAATGGAAGAATCAGCGTAATTACGTTTCACTCACTGGAGGACCGAATTTGTAAAGCTGCCTTTAAAAAAGCCAGCGAAACACCAAATCTGCCTCCCGGCCTGCCGATTATTCCTGATGAATATAAGCCAATCTTAAAGTTAATTAACAGAAAGCCGATTCTGCCTTCAGAGGAAGAGCTGGAACATAATAATCGAGCAAGGTCCGCAAAGCTGAGAATAGCAGAAAAGCTTTAA
- the mraY gene encoding phospho-N-acetylmuramoyl-pentapeptide-transferase, with product MMEQVIFFTILAGFLITVLLSPIFIPFLRRLKFGQSIREEGPKSHMKKTGTPTMGGIMILLSVTMTTLFMTGKFSQPAVETYLLLLVTLGFGLLGFLDDFIKVVLKRNLGLTSKQKLLGQIIISVIFYFVYKQNDFSTEVHIPLTDISIDLGWGYVLFIIFWLVGFSNAVNLTDGLDGLVSGTAAIAFGAFAVLAWNQSQFEVSIFSVAVVGAVLGFLVFNAHPAKVFMGDTGSLALGGAIATIAILTKLEIILIIIGGVFVIETLSVILQVASFKTTGRRIFRMSPLHHHYELVGWSEWRVVVTFWTVGLLFAILGIYIEVWV from the coding sequence ATGATGGAGCAAGTTATTTTTTTCACAATATTGGCAGGTTTTTTAATTACGGTATTGCTGTCTCCCATATTCATTCCCTTCCTGAGAAGGTTAAAATTTGGGCAAAGCATCCGTGAAGAAGGCCCGAAATCCCATATGAAGAAGACAGGTACTCCGACAATGGGCGGGATAATGATTCTTCTTTCCGTCACGATGACCACTTTATTTATGACCGGTAAATTTTCACAGCCTGCAGTAGAAACATATTTGCTGCTTCTGGTTACCCTGGGGTTTGGACTCCTCGGTTTCCTCGATGATTTTATTAAAGTGGTTTTGAAGCGTAATTTAGGCCTGACTTCAAAACAGAAGCTTCTGGGCCAGATTATTATTTCAGTGATTTTTTATTTTGTTTATAAGCAGAATGACTTTTCAACAGAAGTACATATTCCGCTGACAGATATTTCGATTGATTTGGGCTGGGGGTATGTTTTATTTATTATTTTCTGGCTGGTCGGATTCTCTAATGCTGTCAATTTGACAGATGGACTTGATGGACTTGTCTCCGGTACTGCCGCAATCGCTTTTGGAGCATTTGCAGTACTGGCCTGGAATCAATCCCAATTTGAAGTATCCATTTTTTCTGTAGCAGTAGTTGGAGCGGTATTGGGTTTCCTTGTCTTTAACGCCCATCCTGCAAAGGTGTTTATGGGAGACACAGGCTCACTGGCTCTTGGCGGTGCTATTGCGACCATAGCCATACTGACAAAACTTGAAATCATCCTGATCATTATCGGCGGGGTTTTTGTTATTGAAACATTATCTGTTATTCTGCAGGTGGCCTCCTTTAAAACCACCGGCAGACGGATTTTCCGCATGAGCCCGCTTCACCATCATTATGAATTGGTAGGCTGGTCAGAATGGCGGGTTGTTGTTACGTTCTGGACGGTTGGGTTATTGTTTGCAATCTTAGGAATTTATATTGAGGTGTGGGTGTAA
- the mraZ gene encoding division/cell wall cluster transcriptional repressor MraZ, whose protein sequence is MFMGEFHHNVDNKGRLIVPSKFRDNLGETFVLTRGLDQCLFGYPLDEWRQLEEKLKGLPLTKKDARAFTRFFFSGATECEIDKQGRINIASPLLQYAKLEKECVVLGVSNRIEIWSKNLWEDYFAESEESFADIAENMIGFDI, encoded by the coding sequence ATGTTCATGGGTGAGTTCCATCACAACGTTGATAATAAAGGCCGTCTCATCGTGCCATCCAAGTTTCGTGATAACCTGGGTGAAACATTTGTTTTGACACGCGGACTTGATCAATGTTTGTTTGGCTACCCATTGGATGAGTGGAGGCAGCTTGAAGAGAAATTAAAAGGCTTGCCGCTAACTAAAAAAGATGCCCGTGCATTTACCCGTTTTTTCTTTTCAGGTGCCACTGAATGTGAAATAGATAAGCAAGGAAGAATAAATATAGCTTCCCCTCTTCTGCAATATGCAAAATTGGAAAAAGAATGTGTAGTGCTGGGCGTTTCCAATCGGATCGAGATATGGAGCAAAAATCTTTGGGAAGATTATTTTGCAGAATCAGAGGAATCTTTTGCTGATATTGCGGAAAATATGATTGGGTTTGATATATAA
- the bshC gene encoding bacillithiol biosynthesis cysteine-adding enzyme BshC: protein MEILNLSLPATNRFATDYIAQTEELMQFFHYRYNSDSDYKARLAELKGRSFMRNELSQYIGEFMDRFPSSPAVYDSLNKLKQKNSAVIIGGQQAGILTGPLYTIHKIISIIHLAKQQESKLGIPVVPVFWIAGEDHDYQEVNHIFIEKNNKMEKMTYPEKVLEKKMVSNIPLNREKCRAWVEDIIETFGETEHTKNLLLILEEKIMHSQTYVDFFAGIIMHLFKETGLLLVDSGDPRLRKLESSIFGKQIKGFEEITNRVKSQQHNLKNAGFPNAIDLSENAANLFYYDEKHKERVLLEFNQEKKVFTGKECFHEFTMSELLEIAENHPERLSNNVVTRPITQECLFPVLAFIAGPGEIAYWAELKMAFEWFGMKMPPIMPRLNITFLERSVESDFGELGLDLQSVLISGTEAMKEVYLKSIKNESIEDQFRKTKDQLIQNYKLIEELTLKDVSALLPLLKKNEELLLKQIEFMENKIQKSIQQKYDVVIKKYEKAENSLRPGGIPQERVWNILYYLNKYGTDFLEELLHFSFDFDGTHKVIKI from the coding sequence ATGGAGATTCTTAATCTCTCATTACCGGCAACAAACCGGTTTGCAACAGATTATATTGCACAAACAGAAGAACTTATGCAGTTTTTTCACTATCGTTATAATTCGGATTCTGATTATAAAGCAAGGTTAGCTGAACTAAAGGGCCGTTCGTTTATGAGAAATGAACTTTCTCAATATATTGGAGAGTTTATGGATCGTTTTCCTTCTTCCCCAGCAGTTTATGACTCGCTAAATAAGCTTAAGCAAAAAAATAGTGCAGTGATTATCGGAGGGCAGCAGGCAGGGATTTTGACGGGACCTCTTTATACTATACATAAAATCATCTCAATCATTCATCTTGCAAAACAGCAGGAAAGTAAGCTGGGCATTCCCGTTGTACCTGTTTTCTGGATTGCCGGCGAGGATCATGACTATCAGGAAGTAAATCACATTTTTATCGAGAAGAATAATAAAATGGAAAAAATGACTTATCCTGAAAAAGTATTAGAGAAGAAAATGGTTTCAAATATCCCTTTGAACCGTGAAAAGTGCAGGGCATGGGTGGAAGACATCATTGAAACTTTTGGAGAGACCGAACATACAAAAAATCTCCTTTTGATATTGGAAGAAAAAATTATGCATTCCCAAACCTATGTGGATTTCTTTGCCGGCATTATCATGCATTTATTTAAAGAAACAGGGCTTCTTCTGGTTGATTCCGGTGACCCAAGGCTCCGCAAACTTGAAAGCAGTATTTTTGGCAAACAGATTAAAGGCTTTGAAGAAATTACAAACCGTGTGAAAAGCCAGCAGCATAACCTGAAGAATGCGGGATTTCCAAATGCCATTGATTTAAGTGAAAATGCTGCCAACCTGTTCTATTATGACGAAAAGCATAAAGAAAGGGTTCTTTTGGAGTTCAATCAGGAGAAAAAGGTATTTACGGGGAAAGAGTGCTTCCATGAGTTTACCATGAGTGAGCTTTTGGAGATTGCTGAAAATCATCCGGAAAGACTGAGCAATAATGTGGTGACAAGACCCATCACTCAGGAATGCCTGTTTCCGGTTCTTGCCTTTATTGCCGGGCCTGGAGAAATTGCCTATTGGGCTGAACTTAAAATGGCATTTGAATGGTTTGGGATGAAAATGCCTCCTATTATGCCACGTTTAAATATAACCTTTTTAGAACGGTCTGTAGAAAGTGATTTTGGCGAATTAGGACTTGATTTGCAGTCTGTGCTCATATCAGGAACGGAAGCAATGAAGGAAGTTTATTTAAAGAGTATTAAAAATGAAAGCATAGAAGACCAGTTCCGTAAAACAAAGGATCAGTTAATACAAAATTATAAGCTTATTGAAGAGCTTACATTAAAAGATGTTAGTGCCCTTCTTCCACTGTTGAAAAAAAATGAAGAGCTGTTATTAAAGCAGATAGAATTCATGGAGAATAAAATCCAGAAATCCATACAGCAAAAATATGATGTGGTCATAAAAAAATATGAAAAAGCGGAAAACTCCCTGAGACCGGGCGGAATTCCTCAGGAGAGAGTGTGGAATATTCTGTATTACCTTAATAAATATGGGACAGATTTTCTTGAAGAATTACTCCATTTCTCGTTTGATTTTGATGGGACACACAAAGTCATAAAAATTTAA
- a CDS encoding UDP-N-acetylmuramoyl-L-alanyl-D-glutamate--2,6-diaminopimelate ligase codes for MELHKLLRFLQPYMTYKGENPEITAIVNDNRKVLPGSLFICIEGYTVDGHDFAASAAEKGAAAVIAQKELDLDIPVIVVKNTKRAMAVLADAFYEQPSKQLHLIGITGTNGKTTTSHLIEKILADAGRKTGLIGTMYTKIADETFEVKNTTPESLTLQSTFRKMADAGVDSAVMEVSSHALVEGRVHGCDFNIAVFTNLTQDHLDYHKTMDEYRRAKGLLFAQLGSAYNQGEPKYAILNSDDPASAEYEKSTAAHVISYGIDQEADLRAVNIQMTAAGTEFDLLSPFGKHKVSLKMIGKFSIYNVLASIGAGIAAGISISQIIKSAEEVQGVAGRFETVDAGQDFSVIVDYSHTPDSLKNALETVKQFALKRIFAIVGCGGDRDRSKRPLMAEIACQYSTDPIFTSDNPRSEDPIQILRDMEEGVKEESYKIIVDRKEAIHYAVKNASAGDVILIAGKGHETYQIVGSHVFDFDDRLVAKEAIEER; via the coding sequence ATGGAATTACATAAACTGCTGCGATTTTTACAGCCTTATATGACATATAAAGGGGAAAACCCTGAAATCACAGCGATTGTTAACGATAACCGGAAAGTTCTGCCTGGAAGTCTGTTTATTTGCATTGAGGGCTATACGGTGGATGGCCATGACTTTGCAGCTTCTGCTGCCGAAAAAGGCGCAGCAGCTGTAATTGCCCAAAAAGAGCTGGACTTAGATATCCCGGTTATAGTAGTTAAAAATACAAAACGGGCGATGGCCGTGCTGGCTGATGCTTTTTATGAACAGCCGAGCAAGCAGCTTCATCTAATTGGCATAACAGGGACTAATGGCAAAACAACCACAAGTCATTTAATTGAAAAGATTCTTGCTGATGCAGGAAGGAAAACCGGCTTAATTGGCACGATGTATACGAAGATTGCCGATGAAACTTTTGAAGTGAAAAATACTACTCCTGAAAGCCTGACTTTGCAAAGCACATTTAGAAAAATGGCAGATGCCGGTGTGGATTCAGCTGTAATGGAAGTGTCTTCTCATGCACTTGTTGAAGGCCGTGTTCATGGCTGTGATTTTAATATAGCCGTATTTACGAACCTGACACAGGATCACCTGGATTATCATAAAACGATGGATGAATACAGAAGAGCAAAAGGGCTGTTGTTTGCCCAGCTTGGAAGCGCCTATAATCAAGGAGAACCGAAGTATGCCATTTTAAATTCAGATGACCCTGCTTCCGCAGAATATGAAAAATCGACGGCTGCTCATGTCATTTCCTACGGAATTGATCAGGAAGCTGATCTGCGGGCCGTTAATATTCAAATGACTGCTGCCGGTACGGAATTTGACTTACTCTCTCCATTCGGAAAGCATAAAGTTTCTTTAAAAATGATAGGAAAGTTCAGCATCTATAATGTACTGGCAAGTATTGGAGCAGGTATCGCTGCAGGCATATCAATCTCTCAAATCATTAAATCTGCAGAAGAAGTTCAAGGGGTAGCCGGCAGATTTGAAACCGTAGACGCAGGCCAGGATTTTTCTGTGATTGTTGATTATTCACATACACCGGACAGCCTGAAAAATGCGCTGGAAACGGTAAAGCAATTTGCCCTGAAGCGCATTTTCGCCATCGTGGGCTGCGGAGGAGACAGAGACAGATCCAAACGACCGTTAATGGCAGAAATTGCCTGCCAATACAGTACAGACCCAATCTTTACTTCAGATAATCCGAGAAGTGAAGACCCGATCCAAATCCTGAGGGATATGGAAGAGGGAGTAAAAGAAGAAAGTTATAAAATAATCGTCGATCGAAAAGAAGCCATTCACTATGCGGTGAAAAATGCCAGTGCAGGAGACGTTATCTTAATAGCAGGAAAGGGCCATGAGACCTATCAGATTGTAGGCAGCCATGTTTTTGACTTTGATGACCGTCTGGTGGCAAAAGAGGCTATAGAGGAGCGATAA
- a CDS encoding penicillin-binding protein → MKKQPNINFGAAILFLIFSLLFFVLIFRFVSIQATGEAAGHALAAKAQQKYEREKTIQAKRGTIYDRNGEVIAEDTISYKLVAILDKSMKPDYVKDPGKTAAALSKAIDLEESEIYRILTKKTKDGEKPFQVEFGKEGRDLPLKTKREIEDMKLPGITFITDSKRFYPNGVFASHLVGYVEKKKSKTNKTDTVGMLGLEQSLNKVLTGKDGKFSYESDIWGYLLPNGDQKIQPAQNGKDVYLTIDKKIQTFLEDSMNKVDEEFKPKKMVAVVADAKTGEILAMGQRPSFHPKTKEGIEDTWHNEVIENSFEPGSTMKIFTLAAAIEEGEFDPNEWYKSGSYKVTENSPAIRDHNQGRGWGSITYLEGVQRSSNVAFAKIVKEKLGYEKYREYITKFGFENPTGIDLPNETGGKIAYEWPLDKVTTGFGQGSAITPIQQIQAATAIANDGKMMQPHVISSIVDGDKNEVVKKTKPKVKGNPISAETAKKARDILETVVSSEKGTGYKRYNIEGYEVAGKTGTAQIPDPNGGGYLTGHENFIFSFLGMAPKDDPELIIYVAVQQPDIDLSTNGAEPVAKIFTPVMKSSLQYLNIEPAKELKANSEQAPEVEGKTVEEAKAQLKKSGFEAIVLGKGTKVQRQVPGNMYNLLEGERVILKTDGELTVPDMSGWSLRDVMKVAKLADLKLNTVGSGYVVKQNLKAGSALREGDYLIVELEHPAEKYNEENVKSEEKQEEEEAVLD, encoded by the coding sequence ATGAAGAAACAGCCAAATATCAATTTTGGAGCAGCGATATTATTTTTAATATTCAGCCTGCTCTTTTTTGTATTAATTTTTCGCTTTGTTTCTATTCAGGCAACAGGTGAGGCAGCAGGTCACGCACTTGCGGCTAAGGCTCAGCAGAAATATGAACGCGAAAAGACCATTCAGGCCAAAAGGGGTACCATTTATGACCGAAATGGAGAAGTCATTGCCGAGGATACTATTTCTTACAAGCTTGTAGCAATCCTGGACAAAAGCATGAAACCTGATTATGTGAAAGACCCCGGAAAAACAGCAGCGGCGCTTTCTAAAGCTATTGACCTGGAAGAGTCAGAGATTTACAGGATTTTAACAAAGAAAACAAAAGATGGAGAAAAACCATTCCAGGTTGAATTTGGAAAAGAGGGCCGCGATCTTCCGCTAAAGACAAAAAGAGAAATAGAAGATATGAAATTGCCCGGGATTACATTCATTACAGATTCCAAGCGGTTTTATCCAAATGGAGTCTTCGCCTCACATTTAGTGGGATATGTCGAAAAGAAAAAATCAAAAACAAATAAGACCGATACAGTCGGGATGCTGGGCCTCGAGCAGAGCTTAAATAAGGTGCTCACAGGAAAAGATGGGAAATTCAGCTATGAAAGTGATATATGGGGCTATCTGCTTCCTAATGGAGATCAAAAAATCCAGCCTGCTCAAAATGGCAAAGATGTGTATCTGACGATCGATAAGAAGATCCAGACCTTCCTCGAAGATTCTATGAATAAAGTAGACGAGGAATTTAAGCCGAAAAAAATGGTGGCAGTAGTCGCTGATGCTAAAACAGGCGAAATTTTGGCTATGGGACAGAGGCCGTCCTTTCATCCGAAAACTAAGGAAGGCATAGAAGACACTTGGCATAATGAAGTGATTGAAAACTCATTTGAGCCCGGATCAACCATGAAGATTTTTACTTTGGCTGCTGCCATTGAGGAGGGTGAGTTTGATCCGAATGAATGGTATAAATCAGGAAGTTATAAAGTGACCGAAAATTCACCGGCTATACGGGACCATAATCAGGGCCGCGGCTGGGGGTCGATTACTTACCTTGAAGGTGTTCAGCGTTCATCGAATGTGGCTTTTGCGAAAATAGTGAAAGAAAAGCTTGGGTATGAAAAATACAGGGAATATATAACAAAGTTCGGATTTGAAAATCCGACGGGAATTGACCTGCCAAATGAAACGGGCGGAAAGATCGCTTATGAGTGGCCGCTTGATAAGGTAACTACGGGATTCGGACAAGGTTCGGCCATTACGCCTATTCAGCAGATACAGGCAGCTACCGCCATTGCGAATGACGGCAAAATGATGCAGCCACATGTCATCAGCAGTATTGTTGATGGCGATAAAAATGAAGTCGTGAAAAAAACAAAGCCGAAGGTGAAGGGAAATCCCATCTCTGCAGAAACGGCAAAGAAAGCCAGGGATATCCTGGAAACAGTTGTGTCATCTGAAAAAGGAACAGGGTATAAAAGGTATAATATCGAAGGCTACGAGGTTGCGGGAAAAACGGGGACTGCCCAGATCCCCGATCCAAATGGCGGGGGATATTTAACAGGTCATGAAAATTTTATCTTCTCGTTTTTAGGCATGGCGCCAAAAGATGATCCTGAACTGATCATCTATGTAGCGGTCCAGCAGCCGGATATTGACCTCAGTACAAATGGTGCAGAACCTGTTGCTAAGATCTTTACGCCGGTAATGAAAAGCAGTCTGCAATATTTAAATATAGAACCGGCAAAAGAACTAAAGGCAAACTCGGAACAAGCGCCTGAAGTGGAAGGAAAAACAGTTGAGGAAGCAAAAGCACAATTGAAAAAATCCGGATTTGAAGCTATTGTGCTGGGAAAGGGCACCAAGGTGCAAAGGCAGGTCCCTGGCAATATGTACAATTTGCTTGAAGGCGAACGAGTGATCTTAAAGACAGATGGCGAATTAACAGTGCCTGATATGTCTGGATGGTCGCTAAGGGACGTCATGAAGGTGGCAAAGCTTGCTGACTTAAAGCTTAATACTGTTGGAAGCGGATATGTGGTGAAACAAAATCTAAAAGCCGGTTCTGCACTTAGGGAAGGTGACTATTTAATAGTCGAACTTGAGCATCCTGCTGAGAAATATAATGAGGAGAACGTCAAATCAGAAGAGAAGCAAGAAGAGGAGGAAGCAGTGCTTGATTAA
- a CDS encoding DUF3397 domain-containing protein translates to MFSSLIATLVTIPLLGYLAVFIISKQITKKHKKSVHIALDVSTFLFILSVHYLIIVIWDKSFLWMIILSLLITAVIFIIIHWRIKHEINMRVLFKGFWRFNFLLYLTAYIILMLIGLVQRVTSVVFIP, encoded by the coding sequence GTGTTCTCAAGCCTGATTGCAACGCTGGTGACCATACCGCTGCTCGGGTATCTGGCTGTTTTTATTATCAGCAAACAAATTACAAAAAAACATAAAAAGTCGGTACATATTGCTTTGGATGTCAGCACTTTTTTATTTATATTGTCGGTTCACTATTTAATTATCGTTATCTGGGATAAATCTTTTCTATGGATGATTATTCTATCCCTGCTCATTACAGCTGTAATTTTTATTATCATTCATTGGAGAATTAAGCATGAAATTAATATGCGTGTCTTATTTAAAGGATTCTGGAGATTTAATTTCCTGCTCTATCTAACAGCTTATATTATCTTGATGCTAATCGGTCTGGTTCAAAGGGTAACTTCCGTTGTTTTCATACCTTAA